A single genomic interval of Mesoplodon densirostris isolate mMesDen1 chromosome 8, mMesDen1 primary haplotype, whole genome shotgun sequence harbors:
- the LOC132495495 gene encoding DPEP2 neighbor protein-like: MSDRIVYIYSNLCSVPWLGSAAAAVAPISPKPGHYHVLNRGCGETQLGRHGETYCLVGGYQAYGDAPLAMPAKAEAEKPVPRRAPERKHTPEESDEDLGCSRPKIRRL; encoded by the exons ATGTCTGACCGGATCGTCTATATTTACTCAAACCTGTGCTCTGTTCCCTGGCTGGGCAGTGCAGCAG cagcTGTGGCTCCCATTTCTCCTAAACCTGGTCACTACCATGTCCTCaaccgagggtgtggagaaacgcagTTGGGCCGGCATGGGGAGACATACTGCCTGGTTGGTGGCTATCAGGCCTACGGGGATGCTCCTTTGGCCATGCCAGCAAAGGCGGAAGCCGAGAAGCCAGTCCCCAGACGTGCTCCCGAGAGAAAGCACACTCCAGAAGAGTCGGACGAAGATCTCGGTTGCTCCAGACCCAAAATCCGGCGACTGTAG